One segment of Paenibacillus sp. FSL R7-0337 DNA contains the following:
- a CDS encoding hemolysin family protein — protein sequence MIVHTEFDIGRLVLNLLLVLVLVLLNGIFVAAEFSLVKVRQSRLTQLVSEGNKMAGYALKVNKRLDSYLSATQFGITLASLGLGWVGEPAISELLVEPLMYQIGVTDQTLISTVSVIVGFSIITFLHIVLGELAPKSLAIQKTEGSALLLSAPLMFFYNLFLPFIWVLNASANALLRLFGVEPASEAEAAHSEEEIRILMNQSAKSGVIDQDEMKLMDNIFEFSDLLAREVMLPRTDMDVLYSNLPLEENMRIITETKHSRYPVALEDKDRIIGFIHITDLLFAPPEQQNDLASLVRPILNVPESMEISHALRLMQKNKAQLTLVVDEYGGTAGLLTAEEILEEIVGDLHDEFEDERPSVERNGDYISVEGRMLIEDVNDLTGVVIEDDEVDSIGGWLFKELEGNPSKGKKVVVGDVTFEVEESTRLRITRINIHREPSPEPEEDAEGWEEDKE from the coding sequence ATTATAGTGCATACGGAATTTGACATAGGAAGATTAGTGCTTAATCTTTTGCTCGTTCTGGTGCTCGTATTATTAAATGGTATCTTCGTTGCGGCGGAATTCTCACTGGTCAAAGTCAGACAATCCCGTCTGACCCAGCTGGTCAGCGAAGGCAACAAAATGGCCGGATATGCGCTGAAGGTCAACAAGCGGCTGGATTCGTATCTCTCAGCCACCCAGTTCGGGATTACACTTGCTTCTCTTGGACTCGGCTGGGTCGGGGAACCGGCGATCTCGGAACTCCTGGTGGAGCCTCTGATGTACCAGATCGGTGTTACTGACCAAACGTTAATCTCTACGGTATCTGTGATCGTCGGCTTCTCCATTATTACCTTCTTACATATTGTGCTGGGGGAACTGGCACCGAAATCGCTGGCTATCCAAAAAACAGAAGGCTCGGCACTGCTGTTGTCCGCTCCGCTGATGTTCTTCTATAATCTGTTTCTGCCCTTCATTTGGGTGCTGAATGCGTCAGCGAACGCTCTGCTGAGACTGTTCGGCGTAGAGCCGGCCAGTGAAGCCGAGGCTGCCCATTCAGAGGAGGAAATCCGCATTCTGATGAATCAGAGCGCGAAGAGCGGGGTGATCGATCAGGATGAAATGAAGCTGATGGACAACATCTTCGAATTCTCGGACCTGCTTGCCCGTGAGGTGATGCTGCCGCGTACCGATATGGATGTACTATACAGCAATCTTCCGCTGGAGGAGAACATGCGGATCATTACGGAAACGAAGCATTCGCGTTATCCGGTGGCCTTAGAAGATAAGGACCGGATTATCGGCTTCATCCATATCACGGATCTGCTGTTCGCCCCACCTGAGCAGCAAAATGATCTGGCTTCCCTGGTCCGGCCGATTCTGAATGTACCGGAATCGATGGAGATTAGCCATGCGCTGCGACTGATGCAGAAGAACAAGGCCCAGTTGACGCTGGTGGTCGACGAGTACGGCGGAACTGCGGGGCTGCTGACCGCTGAAGAGATCCTGGAGGAGATCGTCGGCGATCTGCATGACGAGTTCGAGGATGAACGTCCCAGCGTGGAGCGTAACGGGGATTACATCTCCGTGGAGGGCCGGATGCTGATTGAAGACGTCAACGATCTCACGGGCGTTGTAATTGAGGATGACGAGGTGGATTCCATCGGCGGCTGGCTGTTCAAGGAGCTGGAGGGCAATCCGTCCAAGGGCAAGAAAGTTGTAGTTGGCGATGTCACCTTCGAGGTGGAGGAGTCCACCCGGCTGCGGATCACCCGGATCAACATCCACCGCGAGCCTTCTCCAGAGCCTGAAGAGGATGCTGAAGGTTGGGAAGAAGATAAAGAGTAA
- a CDS encoding GNAT family N-acetyltransferase, which yields MIRQATADDWKEISSLLDLLGYPNTGSFIKGNIEKLIAHPDEELMVYEDEGRVVACISLHYIPQLALPGDIACISYLVVDSTTRSTGIGREVEEYASQAAKKRNCDRIQVHCHSRRVDAHRFYNRQGFSESPKYFTKML from the coding sequence ATGATTAGACAAGCAACCGCCGATGATTGGAAGGAAATATCCTCTTTACTTGACCTGTTGGGATATCCTAATACCGGCTCTTTTATTAAAGGCAATATAGAAAAGTTAATCGCTCATCCTGACGAAGAGCTAATGGTATATGAAGATGAGGGACGAGTTGTAGCTTGCATTTCGTTGCATTATATTCCCCAGCTAGCTCTTCCAGGGGACATTGCTTGCATTAGTTATCTTGTTGTTGATTCAACAACAAGAAGTACAGGCATTGGACGTGAAGTTGAAGAATACGCAAGCCAGGCAGCTAAAAAGAGAAACTGCGACAGAATCCAGGTACATTGCCATTCCCGGAGGGTTGACGCACATCGGTTCTATAATCGGCAAGGTTTCTCAGAGTCTCCAAAATACTTCACAAAGATGTTATAA
- a CDS encoding spore coat associated protein CotJA has translation MNSQDRVWTPYRGPFDPCPPVPFKTYVVPPNQFVTFQPPNLPQFSLPEALKHGTLWPSLYSPYESKFKGGK, from the coding sequence TTGAACTCCCAGGATCGTGTATGGACACCGTACAGGGGACCGTTTGATCCTTGTCCGCCGGTGCCGTTCAAGACGTATGTTGTGCCGCCGAATCAATTCGTCACGTTTCAGCCCCCGAATCTGCCGCAGTTCTCCCTGCCGGAGGCGCTTAAGCATGGAACGTTATGGCCATCGCTATACAGCCCTTATGAGTCCAAGTTCAAAGGAGGGAAGTAG
- a CDS encoding spore coat protein CotJB: protein MEANPCEPRYYEMLEQLQVLDFALVELNLFLDTHPEDVKAIEQFNQLTYERTKLANQFQELYGPLQNFGRAYSKAPWQWIESPWPWQV, encoded by the coding sequence ATGGAAGCTAATCCTTGCGAGCCCCGTTATTACGAGATGCTGGAGCAGCTGCAGGTCCTTGATTTTGCACTCGTCGAGCTGAATCTGTTCCTGGATACTCATCCGGAGGATGTGAAGGCGATTGAGCAGTTCAATCAGCTGACCTATGAGCGCACCAAGCTGGCGAACCAGTTCCAGGAGCTATACGGACCTCTGCAGAATTTCGGCCGTGCCTATTCTAAGGCTCCATGGCAATGGATCGAGAGTCCCTGGCCTTGGCAAGTCTAA
- a CDS encoding manganese catalase family protein, which produces MWIYEKKLQYPVRVGKCDVRMARYLMEQYGGADGELAAALRYMNQRYAIPDKVIGVLTDISTEEFAHLEMIATMIYKLTKDASVQELEAAGLGPNYAQRDHALFYNNSAGVPFTAAYIAAKGDPIADLYEDIAAEEKARATYQWLIDMTDDVDLQDSLKFLREREIIHAIRFKESVQILIEEKDKKRVF; this is translated from the coding sequence ATGTGGATCTATGAGAAAAAGCTGCAATACCCGGTGCGTGTCGGCAAATGTGATGTGCGGATGGCCCGGTATCTGATGGAGCAATACGGCGGTGCGGACGGCGAGCTGGCTGCGGCGCTGCGCTATATGAACCAGCGGTATGCTATACCCGATAAGGTAATTGGGGTACTAACGGATATTTCCACCGAGGAATTCGCACACCTCGAAATGATTGCCACAATGATCTACAAGCTGACCAAGGATGCCTCGGTGCAGGAGCTGGAAGCCGCAGGCTTAGGCCCGAACTATGCGCAGCGGGATCATGCGCTGTTCTACAACAACTCTGCCGGTGTTCCGTTCACAGCCGCCTACATTGCGGCCAAAGGCGATCCGATCGCTGACCTGTATGAGGACATCGCCGCAGAGGAGAAGGCCCGGGCTACATACCAGTGGCTGATTGACATGACCGACGATGTGGATCTGCAGGACAGCCTCAAGTTCCTGCGCGAGCGGGAGATCATTCATGCGATCCGGTTTAAGGAATCGGTGCAGATTTTGATCGAGGAGAAGGATAAGAAGCGGGTGTTCTGA
- a CDS encoding acetyl-CoA C-acetyltransferase, whose amino-acid sequence MNRVALVSPLRTAVGSFNNGLSTLSATELGANVMTACLQQSHVEPALVEQIYLGNVLQAGEGQNPARQAALQAGFPIEVPATTINTVCGSGLHAVALAYNSIRAEQGSILMAGGMESMSNAPYVLRNARNGYKLGNSELVDTVVSDGLTCPINKYHMGITAENIAEKYHISRLEQDEFAYDSQIKAAEAKRNQVFAEQIVPVMTTTRKESVWFSEDEHVRGEVSIEKLAHLKPAFKENGSVTAGNASGINDGAAAVLVMSEDKCKEHEVEPLAYIRGYSLVGVDPAYMGMGPVRAIKSLLKNQNIPLEAIDLFEINEAFAAQAIAVLHELEINPEKVNVNGGAIAIGHPVGASGARVLVTLVHEMVRSSKHYGIASLCIGTGMGIAMLVENARY is encoded by the coding sequence GTGAACAGAGTTGCATTGGTTAGTCCCTTACGGACTGCAGTTGGTTCATTTAACAACGGACTTTCGACACTAAGTGCTACAGAATTAGGAGCAAATGTGATGACGGCCTGCCTTCAGCAAAGCCATGTAGAACCTGCGTTAGTGGAGCAGATCTATCTGGGCAATGTCCTTCAGGCGGGAGAGGGCCAGAATCCTGCCAGACAGGCGGCGCTGCAAGCCGGTTTCCCGATTGAAGTCCCTGCAACAACTATTAACACCGTTTGCGGTTCTGGGCTTCATGCCGTCGCTTTAGCTTACAACTCTATTCGGGCTGAACAAGGGAGTATCCTCATGGCCGGAGGGATGGAGAGTATGTCGAATGCCCCTTATGTCCTGAGAAATGCAAGAAACGGCTATAAACTTGGGAACAGCGAGCTGGTAGATACCGTGGTGTCTGACGGCCTGACCTGTCCGATCAATAAATATCATATGGGTATTACTGCCGAGAACATTGCTGAGAAATATCATATTTCACGATTGGAGCAAGATGAATTTGCTTATGACAGCCAGATCAAGGCCGCCGAAGCTAAACGGAACCAGGTTTTTGCCGAGCAGATTGTGCCCGTGATGACCACCACTAGAAAGGAAAGCGTATGGTTCTCGGAGGACGAGCATGTAAGAGGAGAGGTCAGCATAGAAAAGCTTGCTCATCTAAAGCCAGCTTTTAAGGAAAACGGGTCGGTTACTGCTGGGAATGCCTCGGGGATCAATGATGGAGCGGCTGCTGTGCTGGTCATGTCGGAAGACAAATGCAAGGAGCATGAGGTAGAGCCTTTAGCTTATATTAGGGGGTATTCACTGGTGGGCGTAGACCCTGCGTATATGGGGATGGGTCCGGTAAGGGCCATTAAGTCGCTGCTTAAGAACCAGAACATTCCTCTTGAGGCCATCGATTTGTTCGAGATTAATGAAGCCTTTGCGGCACAGGCCATCGCGGTATTGCATGAGCTTGAGATTAACCCGGAGAAGGTGAATGTTAACGGCGGCGCGATAGCGATTGGACATCCTGTCGGGGCCAGCGGAGCCAGGGTACTCGTTACGCTGGTCCATGAAATGGTCCGAAGCTCTAAACATTACGGTATAGCCAGCTTGTGCATCGGAACGGGGATGGGCATTGCCATGCTGGTTGAGAACGCACGTTATTAA
- a CDS encoding acetoacetate decarboxylase: protein MNAKEVLSLQSMPAASPGYGRPPYRFIDREFMVITYESDPAAIRQAVPEPLQPDGSNTVSYEWIKMPDSSGLGSYEESGIVIPCTFQGEPCNFVAQMYLDNAPAILGGREIWGFPKKWASPRLTVAGTETLTGTLHYNDVLVAVGTMPYKHNLLDTEDTARAIAKTQVNLKLIPDVDGTPKIAQLVAYTLEDVHVKGAWTGPARLSLIPHVSAPVADLPVKTYHGGKHFIADLTLPYGKIIHDYLQ from the coding sequence ATGAATGCAAAAGAGGTGCTATCGCTGCAATCCATGCCTGCGGCTAGTCCTGGTTACGGGCGTCCGCCCTACCGCTTCATTGACCGTGAATTTATGGTCATCACTTATGAATCCGACCCTGCGGCGATCAGACAGGCGGTCCCGGAACCCTTGCAGCCGGATGGCAGTAACACCGTGTCTTATGAATGGATCAAGATGCCTGATTCGTCGGGCCTGGGAAGCTATGAGGAGAGCGGGATCGTGATTCCGTGTACCTTTCAGGGGGAGCCCTGCAATTTTGTAGCCCAGATGTATCTGGATAATGCGCCTGCCATTCTGGGAGGACGGGAAATCTGGGGGTTCCCCAAAAAGTGGGCCTCTCCCCGCCTGACCGTTGCAGGCACAGAGACGCTGACCGGCACGCTGCACTATAACGATGTCCTGGTGGCCGTGGGAACGATGCCTTATAAGCATAACCTGCTGGATACAGAGGACACTGCTAGAGCTATCGCCAAAACCCAAGTGAATCTGAAGCTGATTCCCGATGTGGATGGGACCCCTAAGATTGCGCAGCTGGTTGCCTACACTCTTGAAGATGTTCACGTAAAGGGCGCTTGGACCGGGCCGGCCCGCTTAAGCCTGATTCCTCATGTGAGTGCCCCTGTGGCCGATTTACCGGTGAAGACGTATCACGGGGGAAAGCATTTTATTGCCGATCTAACGCTGCCTTATGGGAAAATCATTCATGATTATCTCCAATAA
- a CDS encoding CoA transferase subunit A, with translation MINKLISAEDAVKRVKDGDTVMVGGFLAGGHPEELVRALVETQSAGQLSLISNDTGTPELSIYKLVKSGRVKRIYASYIGSNPETGRLLMTKEAEVNLYPQGTLAEKIRAGGAGLGGVLTPVGVGTIVEEGKRKLDIDGKEYLLELPLHANVALIRAHKADEAGNLVIDGSSRNFNFVMAMAADYVVAEVDTYVKLGEIDPNHVNVPGILIDAIVKVGNTHE, from the coding sequence ATGATAAACAAATTAATCTCCGCCGAAGATGCCGTAAAGAGGGTGAAGGATGGAGATACCGTGATGGTCGGCGGTTTTCTGGCTGGAGGCCACCCCGAAGAGCTGGTGCGTGCGCTTGTCGAGACGCAGTCAGCCGGTCAGCTCTCGCTAATTTCCAATGATACTGGTACCCCGGAATTATCGATCTATAAGCTGGTCAAAAGCGGCCGGGTCAAGCGCATCTATGCCTCCTACATCGGCTCCAATCCAGAGACCGGAAGACTGCTGATGACTAAGGAAGCCGAGGTGAATCTTTATCCGCAGGGCACGTTAGCTGAGAAAATCCGGGCCGGTGGAGCGGGGTTGGGCGGTGTGTTAACCCCTGTAGGAGTAGGAACGATTGTAGAGGAAGGCAAAAGGAAGCTTGATATCGACGGAAAAGAATATCTGCTAGAGCTGCCACTCCATGCAAATGTGGCGCTGATCAGGGCCCATAAAGCGGACGAGGCGGGGAATCTGGTGATCGACGGCTCTTCCAGGAACTTCAATTTCGTCATGGCGATGGCGGCGGATTATGTAGTAGCTGAGGTAGATACTTATGTGAAGCTCGGGGAGATTGATCCCAATCATGTCAACGTCCCGGGGATTTTGATTGATGCTATTGTAAAGGTGGGAAATACGCATGAATAA